One Megachile rotundata isolate GNS110a chromosome 5, iyMegRotu1, whole genome shotgun sequence genomic region harbors:
- the LOC105662220 gene encoding ionotropic receptor 75a-like, which translates to MNRVLLLFLQILQFNIIYCTNENHVIRDYFAFRKVERIVGFSCDDMENDFNLAKTLNEKYTTYISMLNSTVESRLDVKQILRAEYHRLGVFLDSRCDSERYAKVIADAGKYFMYDEMHKWLIIGLNLNQTLQILNDDTFSVSTDVVIAIPSLDNYLLYDVYNPCKDRGGSMNVTYFGSWSEKKGLNITLTQTKFQRRSNLHGMKLRVGLVVNIQVENRSLHEAMLEYSMKTKYGRSKFLYILMNHLADLFNFTMDLVEINAQRRFDNSGPVFTAFKRKIIDLSASPVAMKIDRLTNGDIIGPVWPIRSCFMFRTISSTKMKPTQFLQPLSVKVWYVMSAMIIIVTTTLIILIKIEGVSGPAEIYGLSVLLTIGALSQQGSAFVPGRFAGRIAFLHTLIFSVLILNYYSASIVSNRLKNKGEKMNDSLINLSKSNMKLAAEPTPYIRSFLQVPDKEVRYFYENRWAKIPEFNRYLPLEQGLNQVADGSLAYHTMIDSAYPYIEQSFSYRSICELTEVHLFRAILAFYARHRSPFTELMKIGLTKIRNTGIQSRELKRWGSRKPFCPTNLLIAEPLSIHEAAPVFIFLSFAIILSLLFCAVENIVYCLSPSRKTSAIMEKRHLIASNLDLSSMRDLNLQTLQSLTVVEE; encoded by the exons ATGAATCGTGTGCTCCTGTTGTTTCTCCAAATCTTacaattcaatattatttattgcacAAATGAAAATCATGTTATCCGTGATTATTTCGCGTTTAGAAAAGTGGAGAGGATTGTGGGCTTCTCTTGCGACGACATGGAAA ATGACTTTAACCTCGCGAAAACACTGAACGAAAAGTACACCACGTATATTTCAATGTTAAATTCTACTGTTGAATCTCGTTTGGATGTGAAACAGATTTTGAGGGCTGAGTATCATCGTTTAGGTGTCTTTCTGGATTCTAGGTGCGATAGTGAACGTTATGCTAAAGTTATAGCCGAT GCAGGGAAATATTTCATGTACGACGAGATGCACAAATGGCTGATCATAGGCTTAAACCTGAATCAGACACTGCAAATATTGAACGATGATACATTCAGTGTTTCAACGGACGTGGTAATTGCTATACCATCTCTCGATAATTATCTTTTGTACGACGTGTATAATCCATGTAAAGATCGAGGAGGATCCATGAATGTAACATACTTCGGATCATGGAGTGAAAAGAAAGGATTGAACATTACTTTAACTCAAACGAAATTTCAGAGGAGGTCTAATCTGCATGGGATGAAACTCAGAGTTGGCTTGGTC GTAAATATTCAAGTGGAGAACAGGTCTCTCCATGAAGCGATGTTAGAGTACTCCATGAAAACGAAATACGGTCGAtcgaaatttttgtatatcCTCATGAATCATCTGGCTGATCTTTTCAACTTcac TATGGACCTCGTGGAGATAAACGCACAAAGGAGATTCGATAACTCCGGCCCGGTTTTCACGGCATTTAAAAGGAAAATTATAGACCTGTCGGCAAGTCCGGTCGCTATGAAAATCGATCGATTGACGAACGGAGATATTATTGGACCTGTCTGGCCAATACG ATCATGTTTTATGTTCCGAACAATTTCGTCGACTAAAATGAAACCCACACAGTTTCTGCAACCCCTGTCTGTAAAAGTGTGGTACGTGATGTCTGCGATGATAATAATCGTGACGACCACTTTGATCATTCTAATAAAAATCGAAGGTGTTTCTGGTCCTGCAGAGATATATGGGTTATCTGTTTTACTCACGATAGGTGCTTTATCTCAACAAG gaTCTGCATTCGTCCCCGGTCGTTTCGCAGGACGCATAGCCTTCTTGCACACCTTAATTTTCAGTGTGTTGATCTTGAATTACTATTCCGCAAGTATAGTGTCCAATCGTTTGAAAAACAAGGGTGAGAAAATGAACGATTCTTTGATTAACTTGTCTAAAAGCAATATGAAGCTCGCTGCGGAACCCACCCCGTACATTCGTTCCTTTCTTCag GTGCCAGATAAAGAAGTAAGATACTTCTACGAAAATCGTTGGGCAAAGATACCAGAGTTCAACAGATATTTACCACTCGAACAGGGACTTAATCAAGTGGCAGACGGAAGTTTGGCTTACCATACTATGATCGATTCTGCTTATCCGTATATCGAACAGTCTTTCAGCTATCGAAGTATTTGTGAACTAACGGAAGTTCATCTGTTTCGTGCGATCCTGGCATTTTATGCGAGACATAGAAGTCCTTTCACTGAATTAATGAAAATAGG TTTAACTAAAATTCGCAACACCGGTATCCAAAGTCGAGAATTAAAAAGATGGGGATCCAGGAAGCCATTTTGTCCAACGAATCTTTTAATCGCCGAACCCTTGTCGATCCACGAAGCAGCTCCAGTCTTCATATTTCTGAGTTTCGCCATAATCTTGTCTCTTCTGTTTTGCGCCGTCGAAAATATCGTCTACTGCCTTTCTCCTTCAAG GAAAACAAGCGCGATAATGGAGAAACGTCATCTAATCGCTAGCAACTTGGATTTATCGTCGATGAGAGATCTTAATTTGCAGACGTTGCAAAGTTTAACTGTTGTCGAAGAATGA
- the LOC105662223 gene encoding ionotropic receptor 75a-like: MFFPFLLLSQLILISNAQDHVFIRDYFVHKKVRNVVGFSCGDTIGDFNLLKTLSTIGIFTIIREPSMRIDFVRFLRSEAWTVGVVIDVRCLNETAVRIFAESSKHRMYDYSYNWLVLGSNYNNSIPLLNDTAYNIVTDVVLAISNRNGYDLYDIYNHCKYRGGLLNVTKLGDWRQDSGLNISITTPLINRRANMHGMRLKISGVIQYRPKNMRLEDYMQDINTRSLDSMHKFVHAMILHTGELFNFSVHASEIIYWDRHSVHGLIFEFLRSNYIDFASNPRIMVSERLDFASLIGAAWPIKPCFMLLSTSTNKIKLEIFLKPFTRQTWYVFAAFGIFSIFIVKMIMNREKIGKREKYSGAVVLSVGIVAQQGANLLPKRVASRIALFQITLHSWIMYNYYSASIVSARLSEPLDMMEDSVTVLADSNLKIAAEAVPYLNYFLYKLNWESDYFRKKRWDPLPESERYLPLEEGIRQVSQGILAYHTDPNTAYPYVERMFDSNKICELTEIHLFKQSVMGMYASHNGQFIEIAKIGLTKMFNTGLRNRQIKHWSSRKPQCQPDTLSTRSITIYETAPALILLAFGIVVAGTICIVENIIFNRSMRGMDSNRKKRIGTRGSIVSGNSRDNLLDLNL; this comes from the exons ATGTTCTTCCCTTTTCTACTTCTGTCGCAGTTAATTTTGATTTCCAACGCACAGGATCATGTTTTTATTCGTGACTATTTTGTGCATAAGAAGGTGCGGAATGTCGTGGGATTTTCTTGCGGTGACACTATAG GTGACTTTAATCTGCTCAAAACCCTAAGTACCATCGGTATATTCACTATAATACGAGAACCCAGCATGAGAATCGATTTCGTAAGATTTTTGAGGAGCGAAGCGTGGACAGTTGGTGTCGTCATCGACGTACGTTGTCTCAATGAAACGGCTGTTCGAATTTTTGCCGAA aGTTCGAAGCATCGAATGTACGATTATTCGTACAACTGGCTAGTGCTTGGTTCGAACTACAATAATAGTATTCCTCTTTTGAACGACACCGCGTACAATATAGTGACGGACGTTGTGCTAGCTATATCGAATAGAAATGGCTACGATTTGTACGATATTTACAACCATTGTAAATATCGTGGTGGTTTATTGAACGTTACTAAACTTGGCGATTGGAGGCAAGATTCTGGACTGAATATTAGTATCACTACTCCTTTGATTAATAGGAGGGCTAACATGCATGGGATGAGATTGAAGATATCTGGTGTG ATACAATACAGACCAAAGAACATGCGTCTCGAAGACTACATGCAGGACATTAATACAAGATCCTTGGACAGCATGCATAAATTTGTACATGCCATGATATTGCATACAGGAGagctttttaattttag TGTTCACGCTTCGGAAATAATCTACTGGGACAGGCACAGTGTACAcggtttaatttttgaatttttaagatcAAACTATATCGATTTTGCTAGTAATCCGAGGATCATGGTGTCTGAACGTTTGGATTTTGCTTCTCTGATTGGAGCAGCTTGGCCTATTAa ACCATGTTTCATGCTTTTATCAACCTCGACGAATAAAATCAAACTAGAGATCTTTCTAAAGCCTTTTACTCGGCAAACTTGGTACGTGTTCGCAGCTTTCGGAATATTCTCCATCTTCATCGTAAAAATGATtatgaatcgtgagaaaatcgGTAAACGAGAGAAATATTCGGGGGCGGTGGTGCTTTCTGTAGGAATTGTAGCTCAACAAG GTGCAAATTTGCTTCCAAAACGCGTTGCAAGTCGCATAGCACTTTTCCAAATAACTCTACACAGTTGGATAATGTATAATTACTATTCAGCTAGTATTGTTTCGGCTCGATTGAGCGAACCTTTAGATATGATGGAGGACTCTGTGACCGTTCTTGCTGATAGCAATCTGAAAATTGCTGCGGAAGCTGTGCCGtacttgaattattttttatat AAATTGAATTGGGAATCAGACTACTTTCGCAAGAAGCGTTGGGATCCCCTACCAGAGTCCGAACGATATTTGCCACTGGAAGAAGGAATCAGACAAGTGAGCCAAGGTATTTTAGCATACCACACCGATCCAAATACTGCGTACCCTTACGTGGAAAGAATGTTCGATTCCAATAAAATCTGCGAATTAACGGAGATACATTTGTTCAAACAATCCGTGATGGGGATGTATGCTAGCCACAATGGACAGTTCATTGAAATAGCCAAAATAGG atTGACAAAGATGTTCAACACCGGTCTTCGTAATCGACAAATCAAACATTGGTCATCGAGAAAGCCACAGTGTCAACCTGATACTCTCTCTACCAGAAGTATCACTATTTACGAAACAGCACCAGCTTTGATTTTACTAGCCTTTGGTATAGTTGTGGCTGGAACAATTTGCATCGTGgagaacattatttttaatcgcTCAATGAG GGGAATGGATAGCAATCGAAAGAAGAGGATTGGAACGAGAGGAAGCATCGTCAGTGGAAATAGCAGGGACAACCTTCTAGATCTTAATCTTTAA
- the LOC100877692 gene encoding LOW QUALITY PROTEIN: ionotropic receptor 75a (The sequence of the model RefSeq protein was modified relative to this genomic sequence to represent the inferred CDS: substituted 3 bases at 3 genomic stop codons), whose amino-acid sequence MQFRSFFYLQLIVASNANTVHLIRDYFFFKDVSRLVGFSCFNLDEYEITRIFNDAGIAVSIKQLQPNIDIPRFLHTDYWTLGVFLDLRCNFTDENIKKLFREASENYMFEHLHQWLILSENINRTVQLFNETTFSIVMDVIISVSENENYVLYDVYNHCKHCGGLLNITTFGSWSLENGLEINLIDNKFKRRWNYFGMNVKVIGVVTNRSKDQDLIEYLQEKKGNLLDNWSKFGYSLIVHIAEMFNFTLEVSAIDHWEKGNKIGPLVTSLNKRLYDLGYYPSILTLERMNNADVITQVWPLRTCFMFLTVPSSKMDINIIFRPFSTNVWYMILLLSFIIIFALWLILKVENNSDYGATVLIIVAALCQQGLPFNDSSKYAGRVAFLHTLIFGLLLYNYYSAAVVSARLNAPLNKMNDSLYSLMHSKMKLTAYKDIYFNYLFRVNIFLYFVXFVIFFXETHLXAPVTEVQLFKKYWDKIPENEKFESIEKGVREIMKPGHAYHIDPVLAYPLIEVMFTKQMICQLTEVHLFRPSTIGLWSSQHGQFLEITKIGLIRMYTAGIRKRQVLRWTAKRPYCDKEKPYVSSVTIHETIPILLILLFGIALSIIICFIENITFRTLQTKQWKRKSEQVRRKSMTLKNKIVLRKSSDKKM is encoded by the exons ATGCAGTTCCgaagtttcttttatttacaattaatcGTTGCGTCCAATGCGAACACAGTTCATCTGATTCGTgattatttctttttcaaagaTGTCTCCAGGCTTGTTGGATTTTCTTGTTTTAATTTAGATGAGTATGAAATCACCAGAATTTTCAACGATGCCGGAATCGCAGTCTCCATAAAGCAACTTCAACCGAACATTGACATTCCGCGATTTTTACATACAGATTATTGGACTTTAGGGGTGTTTTTAGATCTACGATGCAACTTCACGGATGAAAATATTAAGAAACTTTTCAGAGAG GCTTCAGAGAATTATATGTTCGAACACCTGCATCAGTGGTTGATTCTGTCGGAAAATATAAATCGTACGGTTCAATTATTTAACGAAACCACGTTCAGCATCGTTATGGATGTTATAATTTCTGTGTCGGAAAATGAGAATTATGTTCTTTATGATGTGTACAATCATTGTAAACATTGTGGTGGTTTACTGAACATCACTACGTTCGGCAGCTGGAGTCTTGAGAACGgattagaaattaatttgataGATAATAAGTTTAAAAGAAGGTGGAACTATTTTGGAATGAATGTTAAAGTTATTGGCGTC GTAACTAACAGATCTAAAGATCAAGATCTGATAGAATATCTTCAAGAAAAGAAAGGCAACCTTCTGGACAATTGGTCGAAATTTGGATATTCACTCATAGTGCACATTGCCGAGATGTTCAATTTCAC CTTGGAAGTCTCAGCAATAGACCACTGGGAGAAAGGTAATAAAATTGGACCCTTAGTCACTAGTCTTAACAAACGACTTTACGATCTAGGATACTACCCATCAATTTTGACTCTTGAAAGAATGAATAACGCAGATGTAATTACACAAGTTTGGCCTCTGAG aACCTGTTTCATGTTTCTCACTGTACCATCATCGAAGATGgatataaacataatttttaGACCGTTTTCAACAAATGTTTGGTACATGATATTGTTACTAtcgttcattataattttcgCATTATGGTTGATCTTGAAAGTAGAAAACAATTCTGATTATGGAGCGACAGTTCTCATTATTGTTGCCGCACTATGTCAACAAG ggCTGCCATTTAATGATAGCAGTAAATATGCAGGTCGTGTTGCTTTTCTTCATACTTTGATCTTCGGCTTACTCCTGTATAATTATTACTCGGCGGCAGTAGTATCAGCCCGGTTGAATGCGCCTTTAAACAAAATGAATGATTCATTGTACTCGTTAATGCATAGTAAAATGAAGCTTACAGCTTATAAGGATATCTACTTCAATTACTTATTTCGAGTGAATATTTTTCTGTACTttgtttaatttgttatttttttttaagaaactcattTATAGGCTCCTGTAACGGAGGTACagctttttaaaaaatactgGGACAAGATACCAGAGAATGAGAAGTTTGAATCGATAGAGAAGGGTGTAAGAGAAATTATGAAGCCTGGACATGCTTATCATATAGACCCTGTTCTGGCTTATCCACTCATTGAAGTTATGTTCACTAAACAGATGATTTGCCAGCTGACCGAAGTACATTTATTTCGACCTAGTACGATAGGTTTGTGGTCATCGCAACATGGTCAATTTCTAGAGATAACGAAGATTGG tCTTATTAGAATGTATACTGCGGGCATCAGAAAGCGACAGGTACTACGTTGGACAGCTAAAAGACCTTATTGTGATAAGGAAAAACCCTATGTTTCAAGTGTTACCATTCATGAAACAATAccgatattacttattttactttTTGGAATTGCCTTGTCTATTATAATCTGTTTTATTGAGAACATTACTTTTCGCACGTTGCAAACTAAGCAGTGGAAAAGAAAATCTGAACAGGTTCGACGAAAAAGTATgacacttaaaaataaaattgtactaaGAAAAAGCTctgataaaaaaatgtaa